GATAGACTTTTTCTAAATATGTTTAAATGACTCATAGCTCTGCACGATTTTTAAGAGAGTTGGAGGCAATGAATGATTAGCATATATGATGTACAGTGCTTCTCACAAACAAATGAGTACATACTTTTTCTTGCAGGATCAAAATGCAAATGCTCAAGAAAGGGCCCTAAGATAAGATTCTCTGATATACAGAGACTTGAAGAGAAGCCAAAGTATCCATATTGCAAGGAAAGAATGATCATGTAAGTCCTGCTCTTTTACATTTGGGTATTATTATAAGAGCAATGTTTGCATTAATCCAATTCCATTTCTTTCTgcaatttttaatatatatatttttttaatgaagaagCTTATTACTGTGTTCTAACATGTTAGGAGCAACGCAGTTGGTAACTATTTTGAAAATGCCTTAAGTGTCTTTTGTGTGGTTAATCTGTAAATCACTAGAAAGCAATATAATGTTTGAGGGTAGTTTTAAAAATCCGAATAAATATTagtcatgcctttgtttcttccccaatgccccccccctgcaaaagGCTAAATCAGGAGTGATTCCACTGAACTAACTCTTATTTACATGGAAGCTAATAGCGCAAATACCTGGCTACAGTCTTGAGCAGAGTACTTAAATTCTATTATCTTCAATAGGATTAAAGCGGTTTAGATGTGTGTAGGATTGCAGaagaggaggggtggggctgcaatcctatgcatgcttaggGATAAGTCCCATTTAAGCTCTGTAGAACTTATTTCCAACTAAATATTTATAGGATTGGGCTACATGTGCATAGTTCcttttatttcagtggaagacctgattgttattattattttttaaaaaggggaaactTACATAGCAACCCTAAGTGCAttttcttggaagtaagtcccactatgttcaagGAACTTATTCTCAGGTAAAAATGTACAGAGAACTGCAGCCATTGTCTCAATATAAACATGAGATCTATCTCTCTGGGAACAGATTTAACCTTTTTTTATATGATATTCATTGGGAGGCATGCCAAATTAAAAAGTATAAACTTCACATTGTGTCACTTGTCAAATGTGCAaagcaaattttttaaaataaaataattagaatTCCTCCTCAGGATCCGGACTTCAGAATAGTTACATAACAAGTGTAACCAGCTTGTTCTCTACCTAGAAAGAGAAAGGAGGCTATGTTTCATCACAGCTATGTTTTGTTTGTGTCAACTGGTCCTAGAGACACAACTATTCTGCTTACGCATTAAAGTTCTCTCGGTAATAACAGTCCTGACTGAAGCTTGTTCTGAATGGTAGAACAAATGGGGGACGAGGAAGAGGGGGCATTTTCCAGTCTCacagcatttttgttgttgtgggaCTGTGCTAGTCCTTTTGTGGTTCCCTAATACGTTTCAAGAAATTGAATGGCTCAAGAATGAAATACCAAACCACCAGGGGCTTATTGTGTCTTGGGCATAGATTGCAACCATGTAACTCAGGACACCCCAATAAGTTCAGAAGAAAATATGAATGAAAAACATTCCAACTTTAGGATTAAGGACTACATCCTCTCACATTGTGGCCCGCATATAGCCCAAAGGGCATCATGAGATTCAGTTCAGATTCTCACTGGTTTTAAATGGATTGTTCTGATCCCAGAACTGAAAAAGACTGCATACGTTTGTAATGGTTGTGAGATGCTTGGTAGTAGAGCTGAAGAAATTAATAAAAGACAATGACAAAAACAGCATCTTTGTCCTTCTGGACGTTGTCAGTGTTTCTTTCCACGGTATAGTTCTTCTTTCTACACTAGAAACCAACTTGGTCCATTGATTTTTGTTTCTACACTGATAAAGCACCTGAAATGGTCAATTGTCCATGGATATTAAAGGTCCCTGATCACATGTAGGGCTAACTCTATATACCTTGTGCTAAAGTGAACAATGCGCCAAATGCAAACTATGTTACACTAGCTTAGAATTCCTTTTTCAATATCCTGTGTGCTTTGTTTTATTCCTGGTGGCTCAAATGCAGTTATAACAGTAGAATACATTGGCCACAGTGCCAAACAACCTGATGCCAAAGCTCTGCAGGTAAAGCAGAAGTTTCTGTTTCATGGTAATGTTTCTGAAGATGCCAACACTCCAAATGAGACTTGAGAGAATAATCTGCTTGTCCTTTGCAaagctggaattttttttttaagtcatccAGTTGAACCCCACAAACACTCAGATTCTTGTAAGAGCAAAACTACACGTTACATGTAGTTccataactttttttaaaaaaagctacacacacacactcatacacacacacacacacaccccttctgaaGCCACAACTTGAAACAGAAGAACTAGTGTGGGGCTAGTGGGGtttcttaaccctttcccttcatgCAGTTTTTCTATTGAAAACGGTGTGCCCTGTTTTTACTTGTTCCTGTGGAAAAGATATAGCGTTATGCTTTGTActcaatcaattttttaaaagtattttaaataggACAATGCCTTCTTGCAAGTCAACAACATCACTGCAGCGTTTCTTCCACAACTCATGTTAGATTGTATTTCCTACTGCTTTTCCAGTTATTTGGAGTTATTAGGGTGGATTGTAACTTTTGTGGAAGGGTTACAGAATGCAGTCCTAAGCatttttactcaaaagtaaatcctATGTGGggtttactccctagtaagtatgcttaagccacttaatggtgcagccaggaaatgacctgactagcaagtcaaggttgccagttcgaatccccactggtatgtctcccagactatgggaaacacctataccgggcagcagagatataggaagatgctgaaaggcatcatctcatactacacgggagaaggcaatggtaaacccctcctgtattctaccacagataaccacagggctctgtggccaccaggagtcaacatcgacttgacggcacactttatctttaagtatgcttaagattgcagccttagattTTCTTCAGATATATTCATCATTCATGATATCCAAGACACTAATTTGATATGTCTAAAGAGAGTTCAGAATAATTTCCCTGTCCTAATCCGCAAACATTGTATGACACAGATTTCTGAGTCTCAGGCCTAGTAATCATTTGCAGTCACCTGTACAACTGTCACTAAACACAACCTGCACATTTTAGATCAGTCTTGCCCTAAGGAATACTCTAGTATCCTGAAACTTAATAGTAGGCATTGGTAAGATTCAAATTTATCATATCGTTTTGGAAGTTGGAGGATTTTCCCATATCATGTGGGTCTGCTTGGCTTCCTTTTCTGCATTGTTCAAAAAACATTATCTTTTGCATGGCTGTTGGCTCCCAACATGTGCTCCCAGGTGTCCTCCATTCTGTTTCATTCATGCATTTCATGGGTTGGTTCTGCCTCACATTTCGCTCTTTTAACTTGGAGACTTTGTAACATATGAGGATTAGTTAATAGCTGTTTTAAGTTCATGTACTTTCTCTTAAAGACAGGCAATGTACACTGCTACATAGGATTAAAACATCACACCCGAAAAAGGTATTGATGCAATTGCACCATTTTATCAACTTCCATTTTTGCATTTATGCTTTACTAAATGTACATATGGATTGGCAACCAGTGAGGAAAACAGAACGAAATGAAATCTGCATCAAACTGTAGTTGTTTTAGAGATATAAACAAACTCCAGAGATCAAACCCAGAGGAATGGTAGATTGGCTGCTTCAGTTTACTCTACAAACAAAATCAGGTAATTTGGGACTCCTGGATCTAGGAAGAAGTTCCAATGGAATCTAGGAAGAATAAacttaactagcttaacctgcacagatcatctgcacactagtacttgagtgctcccctcaccccctgccagtcCCCCtcacagagatctctccaccttcacatgagccgcactcctgctcctcctcctcaatcctgttgcttccatcccctttacccctcttggtcacggctgcagcattgctggtgcctatcatccaagctgcagccccatatccccagagacctccccaccctcacccaagccctgctcctccccacaggagcagtagCAGAGGTTTACCaggtccttcctcactgccgccatggccactcgatcccctcaggctactgacaggcttgggcccatcccttgcctgcttcCCGCAGTCTGCTAATGGCCTCGGTAGCGCCcacacagcagcagtgcttgactgggccattccttgctgccaataggtgccgcgatggctgctcgttcccctcaggccgctgacaggcttggccccatccctcccccttcattctttctctctttcccttccttcttttttcttctctctcctccactcactcttcccttctgtctttctccccttgccttcttttctctctcccccccctccttcctgagttaacagatcttgttcatcttgtttcctcatctaattcacacaacagcagcctccttctcctgaaggggctctttcctccctcatgacccctcttcACAGATTCCTACCCGCTATCCttttatacagtatatatataaaaggtggccctatccacccccagcacagtacttccagtgtctattttatgtttcgttttagaatgtgagctctttggggacagggagccatcttatttatttgttatttctctttgtaaactgccctgagctatttttggaaggacggtatagaaattgaataataataataataatatatagattcctctcttctacaatcaagaacatcttctgaccagtaacagttgccttccaactgaccttaaccatcacaggctccttctctctatctgcatatggaatccccactgcccagtcaccatggtgcttctgtttgtGAAtgcttgcgagagctgccacacatgggattagcgatgggcaTGTCTAAAGATAATTAAACAGACAGATAAGCATCCCCAATTAGCAACACCAAACTTTGTCTCAGGAACTGTTTCCCCCACTGTACTCTGTATTGTTGAACATTCCTCTGTGGTTCTCTACCTTATTCTGGCCTACTTCAATAGACTAGCCATAAACACATAATACAGTTGTAAAATGGTGCTCACTGCAGGAGCTCAAAGTTGTATTCAAGGTAAAGGTTCAGGGTAATTTTCCGAGCCATATTCTTtgccataaaaacaaaaaaacaaaaacagtaccCAGTGCAATCTACAAATAATAAAAGATTTAATCCATGTAATATAATAAAAAATGAATACAAATTTCAGTCAGAACATTAACTATGCATAAATCAATAACAATGATTGTCCAACAATAGCAAATTGGCATGACAGAGTTCAATAACACAAATAGGACAATGGTCAGAGAATGCTTCCTAAAGAAGAACatcatgaggctgttcacacaagcagctctacccaggcttgAGCAGtgctacttgggtagggctgcttatgtgaTGCACCAGGATTGAGGCcattcccagtagggatgtgcctgaaccaccgTTCGAAGCacagttcaagcacttttagAGAAATGTAGAAGGGGGCTTTAagggaaaggagagcaggtgcttacctactctctgccaccccttccatGTTCCTACTGGGGAAGCACTGGTCCCAAAATGCCCTGTGCACCATCAGCACATTGAAGGATGTGCTTTCGAACAGTGGTTCGGGCGCATCCcaagatcctggtgctgcctctctggaatttaccccaggcttttacctgggttaaaggacacaagtgtgcccttttacccaggtccctGGTTgtatgaatgctcaggctgcatgcagcccaagcatacacagagcggGCATCTAGAGCACAGATTCACaagggaatccctcaatgcattgtgcTTGTTGTACGGTGCATTGTtgaatatctggaggctgggaaacattttcctggcctctggaactCTGCATGGCTCACTGAGGCACCAGCCATGTGGGCATGCATGCTATGTGGCTATGATAGCCGCTGGATTGTCGGGCGGTGGAGGGAGAGATGGTAGGTGCtcttctgccttcccccccatccaccctccctggcccagcagaatgttgtgtgaatgaccttcatCTGTACATAAACATGAAATTAGTGAGGGGACTTTCCCCAGGAAGACTGTTCCACAAGAAATAAGAACTGTTTTTGCTGATTCAGACCATGGTCCCTTAGGTCCAGTAGTCCCTAGCAGCTGGTATTCAGGGacatactgcctctgagcatgacATTTCATCCAGCTATCAAATGCTCTGTACTATGCTGTTCCCTACTGACTGTCTGTTCCCTACCACTGCTTCATGGGTATCCTTCTTTTCTCTAGCCTACTACTATTGCCTAAACACCCTTTTGAATATAATGTATGTTTTGTAAGCACCTGCATCCATTAAAATGCCCACTGCATATGAGCAAAACACAGTAGTACTCCTAAAGACATGTATATTATACAAGATGGCAGCTCATCAGTGCTGACAAGTTGGAAGTAGTGGGTGGTGGAACTTTGGCAGGGGAAAGCTGGATTTCCGATCTTCCTTGCtttgatgtcacatgcacagatGTGGACACAGATGGGTGGGCCTGagtaggggggggggggaactgaccACAGATATAACACGTGACAAAGACAATGAGAATGTATATGATGGGAGTGTTGTGCTCAGAGACTCCCAGAAAGAACTGGTTAGGGCAGGATAGTATTTCATTGGCACAGTTTGTATGTACTCCTGAAGAGTGGGAAATCTTCAGTGGGAAAGAAGTGGGAAATTGTGGGAAACTTTGACTCAGAGGTGGTTCAACCAGTCAGGGGATGCAAGATTTTCCTGCCACCTTGTAGTGGCATAAAAGAACTCTATCTCCCTGGCCAAGAAAGGAGGCTGTGCCTCCCCTCGTGCTCCTTCTCTCTTCAGCACAAAGATATGAGCCAGAGCTTTAATGTGAAGACCAGGAAATGGGTGTTCCAATCTCCCTCCGTGCTGTCCAGTGTGCCAGTGACCTCCTTTCCTGACAGGTCCTTACAAATAAGCACACTCTCATAAGGTGTGGAGGTAGCAAATTCCCAGTCCACTTGCATACACAGTTATGTCTCCATTACATCAGGAACCCAAAGCTGACAAAGAATTCAGAAACGTGCATCAGCATAACAAAAGCAGTGTGAGGTTTTCCTGCCTAAGCTTTGGCTGCCAAGGACTTAAGTCTGGGCCTCAGCGTTTGCCTGCCTGATGGGAAAACCAAACAGCAGTATGCTCTCACAAACAAGATGCCAGCAGAAGCTGGATGTTGAAAGGCTGACAAGAAAACAATAACAAGCTTTTCTAGGATGGGCATGGGAGAGACGTGCGCTCCAGACCTTTAGAAGCTGAGCCAGATTTGGCAGACGAAGGAAAAGGCAGAAGCCGTGAGGTACAAATGTAAATGGAATGCCCATTAGGGAAACTTTTCACTCTCCATGAAAATCATCAAGAAAACACACACGATTGAGCCTTTGCTCAAGGAAAATCTTCAGTGTGGAGCTTCCATGTGAACAGAAGTCTGCAGTACTCATCTTGCCCTTCTCATATTTAAAAAAGTACCTCAGTTTTTTCCATTTTCCAGATAATTTTAGGTGAATCATTCTTGGTTTTCCTATTAGTGTACTTaccctcttttccctttctttttcttattttaaatgcttttgtgTTGCTACATATTTCATTGTGTTATATTGTTTGCTGTGGCTTCATGAAAAGGTGTTTTTCCCCCTGAAATATTGTAAAGACTATTAGGTAAAATGCTGTgacgggatcattaggaaaggttgTCACATATTTGAATTCAGACAATAGCTTAGCAATGATGATtataaccagcgtggtgtagtggttagagtgctggacaaggaccggggagagccgagttcaaatatccattcagccatgatactagctgggtgactctgggccagtcacttctctctcggcctaacctacttcacagggttgttgtgaggagcaacctaagtatgtagtataccgctctgggctccttggaggaagagcaggatataaatgtaaaaataaaaaataaaataaaataaataacagtaaCTGAATGCACGCAACACAAGTGTTCTCAATTATCAGTTGTCTCTTGGAGCAATTCACAAATTTAACcaaaatactaggggtgtgcatgaatcaatttttgcaatttgatccAAGCTCGAATTAAATCTAAaaaaactcaaattgatttggcaaaagcagctggcttggccagttGCCCCGACAAATCAACCTCGAATCACTCAGATCGATCAGTGTGCTTACAAGGGACATTTTGAGACCCATTTTTCCAGGAAGACCTGGTCTACAAATTGTGGTCAGCAGGTAGACCTGCCCTCCACACCAGACTTAATGCATCAGTCCCCCTTGGAGGAATGGTCTACCCAGGTAGACTGGTCCTCCAAGGAGGGCTGATGTGCAAAGTCCGGAGTGAAGGGCTGGTCTACTTGTCGACCCCAATTGGCAGGCCAGCTTTTCCCAGAAGAATGGCACTCGAACCAATTCAGGTCGAATGGAGGGTGACTCTCCTTGACCCCgaatcaggccctctattttgagggcaatttgatttgaggttgagcCCCCAAATCAtccccaattcaacccaaattgatttgaggttgaatcaatttgcacatccctacaaaatacACACTGCTACCAGAGACTGTGCTGTCAGCAGGAGCAGGCAGCTTATAGCACAGGTGTCTCCATAGCAAGGAAAATGATTTTCTGATTGCTGCTGGCTCCCGATCCCATCTCCACTCTGTAGCCTCCTTCTCCAACCTATGCCATTTATGAAGGGCCAAGCCACTGGCACAGCCACTCCTCACTGCCAGTGCACTGTTGTTCCAACTGCCTCCATGGTGGAGCAGTGTTGTGCTGTCATCATAGCAGTGAAGCCaagaaaactggtatataaatatttgtagtcattGAAGCAGTAGTAATGGTATGTATATGTAGGCAGAATCGCTCTACAGTTGGGAAGTGCAAGctagtttgattcaaactgggctCGATTCGAACCAGGCTCAACATCAGACAGGCCCCAAAGAACCAGTTCGCGGGCtggctcaggtatacttgtaaagaggcaTCTTCAAGGATtcttctttacaagtaaagggagtGTGAGGGCATTCCTAATACTTATGCTAAAGGtgcggggtggagagagaaagtggcctccatacctttagaggaggcCGCAGTGGAAGCAGCGGAGAGGCATCAGAGGTGGCACAGGGGGCTTCCcaagccccctgctggcctcccaaatcacTGGGCCAGCTGCGGCCTGGTTCAGGCCACTGAACATGCAAAAAAGGCCATTTTGtgacctctgcgcatgtgcagaggcctgaacctgGCTGacccgggctgtcatttgggaggtcgGTGGGAGGCttgaaggagccccccccccactctgcccccACCACCTCGATTCTTCTCTGCCACCTCGgcctcctctaaaggtatggaggctgctttctctctctaCCCCCATCCTGCACCTTTAACAtaaggattagggatgccccctttacttgtaaagaggaatccctGAAGTATACCCTAGCTGGCCTGTGAACTGTTTCAGCCTTGTTAAATGGCCAAACTGGACTGGACTCAGTTTGGCTGGAAGCCGGGCTGGGTTGGTTTGAATCTagtctggattcaaactgaaccagctaaactggttccatgcacatccctactctgcagcctgaggagaacatGGCAACCCATAGGTAGTAGGCTAGTGAGGTAGCAAAGCTCAGATCTGAAGGTTCCCATTTCTAATTTGTTGTTCAATTCTAATGGTTCCCATTTGATCACTCCTAATGTGCACTCCTCTATCCATCCAAGATGATCTGAATGTACAAAATAGAGAACTATATGGAGTAAATATCATTCCATTTGACAGCTGCAGCTGTGCCTGTCATGATCAGTGCTTGATGGGGCATGGTCATGCACATCCCTCGACAAATGTTTGGTACACTTTCCTGTCAATGTTTACATTGGCAGTTtggcaggaagaggaaggaatccaggctccccctttccccttccaGCCCCAACAGATGATTAGTACTGTCAAAACTGATTATATCAGCGGACTGCAAGCTAGACTGGAAATAAGATAGCTATGTTCGCAGCTGAAATGTTCATGAGCATCCCATGCCATCACACCAGCCTAGCCAATTGGTGTTAGAGGCTTCAGCATTACGAACACAATAAAATATAGGTTTTCAACAATGAAAAAATAAACGTATGTCAGATAGATCTTATGCAGCAGCTCTCAGGATCAGACTCTTAGCTGAATAATGTTAGCAACTCTGGGTTTTTAACAGTTGCTCCATACTAACAATTTCTCTTCCATTTCAGTGTCACAATGAAATCACGATTTAGAGGAGGCCATCAGTACTGCTTGCACCCCAAACTCCCAAGTACAAAGAGATTACTTAAGTGGTACACAatatggaaagagaaagagaggtagGTATTCATCACACCTAGCACAGGACTGACTCCTGTCCTCTTCAGATTGATTTCTGGCAATTATGCGTGTTCATTTCCGAAAGATGCCTCCTTCTAATATGAATGGTTGACCCTTGCCCATTGGCAAGTGGATTATTGCTGCTGACTTTCCCTCGGCAAGGATGGCTACAGTGTGACTTGAAGGGGAAAGTGCTGTGATACCCAAACAGTTAAAGATTTTTCAGAAGTTGAATAATTCAACTGACAGATTAATGGCTCCCTGTAATTCCACTGAAATAGGTGGTTTGAATCTATATCCAATTCAGTTTAGGGTTTAAAGTACCAAAGAGTCAGATCCAACAAGCATTTTAGCCAAAGCATTAGAGGTGGGGTGGGCCTAAAATGAGTCAGTGAACTGAAACATTCTTCACCCCATTGTTCAAACTCTTGACTTACTTTAATGAAAGCCCTTATAGCTGTCATGCAGTAGATAGCATGAAGGATGCACTGTGTGACCTTCAGCCAATCACACATTGAGGCTGCTCTcatgcacaccctaacccaggctagggaagcccagcctgcgtTAGGCTGTGcatcagaaccaccaggatcaggcccgatcttgGTGTGGCAGTGCCACTTAGCCAGGCTcttaaacctggctcttagccggGGAGGAGGGctcaagcaagcccttaacctgggctctgggatcatgtgttcactgggaATGTAGATTCAGCCCTagaggacacagagatgggtgcctggaGTGCCCAtctgctgggggaatcccccagtgcatcatGCATGTCACGTACATTGTGGGatgtctggaggctgggatgtgtcataaGGCCCCCGAAGCTCTGTGCTGCACCATGCAACGCAGATCAGTCTGTGCTTCCAGCAAGAGTGACGCTcgtcgggggggagggggagttcaaGCAGCTTTCCCCTGCCACTCAACTTCCAGGTCATGTGATCGACCTCATTCTCAAGTAACCTGTCACACAGGGTGGTTGTGCAAATTAAGTGATAGCCCCTATTTACTCTGCCCTAAGCTCCTTAGAGGAaacctttctggatcaggcccaaggc
Above is a window of Hemicordylus capensis ecotype Gifberg chromosome 2, rHemCap1.1.pri, whole genome shotgun sequence DNA encoding:
- the CXCL14 gene encoding C-X-C motif chemokine 14, with protein sequence MKLLTAVFLLLFIVICFTSIEGSKCKCSRKGPKIRFSDIQRLEEKPKYPYCKERMIIVTMKSRFRGGHQYCLHPKLPSTKRLLKWYTIWKEKERVYEE